A genome region from Hevea brasiliensis isolate MT/VB/25A 57/8 chromosome 9, ASM3005281v1, whole genome shotgun sequence includes the following:
- the LOC131182892 gene encoding uncharacterized protein LOC131182892, whose translation MSVRVNPLQLKLKLEIISNKRRLEDYETVAFTEECSAILQSKLPPKLKDPGSFSKPCHIGKTSIKRALCDLGASVNLMPFSICEKLKVGHLKPITISLQLADRSIKYAVGILENVPLKVGKFFIPVDFVILEMEEDVRMPIILGRPFLATAGANIDVKKGKLKLTMEEEEIKFNLFQHSKEPTMMNSCCRVNVIEYDAKIEVTKLEENQTIPMQCNQHKVRKKKSTFSHIMGKS comes from the exons atgagTGTGAGAGTGAATCCACTTCAACTAAAGCTAAAGCTA GAGATTATATCAAATAAAAGAAGGTTGGAAGATTATGAAACTGTTGCATTTACTGAGGAGTGCAGTGCTATATTGCAGAGCAAGCTCCCACCTAAGCTGAAAGATCCTGGAAGTTTTTCTAAACCATGTCACATTGGAAAAACAAGTATTAAGAGAGCATTATGTGACTTGGGGGCTAGTGTCAACTTGATGCCATTTTCCATATGTGAGAAGTTGAAGGTTGGACATCTAAAGCCGATAACTATTTCTttgcagttagctgacagatctatAAAGTATGCAGTtgggattttagagaatgtgccATTAAAAGTTGGGAAGTTTTTCATTCCAGTGGATTTTGTTATActagagatggaggaggatgtaagaATGCCCATTATACTTGGAAGGCCATTTTTAGCCACTGCAGGAGCTAATATAGATGTAAAGAAGGGGAAATTGAAGTTGACAATGGAGGAAGAGGaaataaagtttaatttattCCAACATTCCAAGGAACCAACTATGATGAATTCTTGTTGTAGGGTAAATGTTATAGAGTATGATGCTAAAATTGAAGTTACTAAACTAGAGGAAAATCAAACTATTCCAATGCAATGTAATCAGCATAAAGTGCGaaagaaaaagtcaacattttcacATATAATGGGAAAAAGTTGA